The Anopheles maculipalpis chromosome 3RL, idAnoMacuDA_375_x, whole genome shotgun sequence genomic sequence GATCCCGGGTGATTATTAgtctaacctttttttttttctcgtgggTGATAATTTCTGCACTTTCGTGTAGTCGCCACCATTCGCAGtcagtgtggtggtggtgtgcatGCATACATAATTGATTGAAGAAAGGGTTGAAGCATAACGAGTGCGAACCTCCACACCAAACAGAGCAGGCATTGTGCACGTTCGGCAGAGATCGTCATCATCCATTCCCCCCtagggcttttttttcgtttgtcgcCGTTTTTCCCAGTTCGGTGGGAAAAAAGTAACTGTATTCTTCTGTGTGTTCTGCTCTGCTAGAGGTAAACGCCAAACAAACCTACaagtgcacaaacacacaccgtacAGTCACCCCAAACTGTGATTTTTATTCGCTAATCGATTGTGCAAGATTGCGTTAGAGCGCGCGTGTACTGAAGGccggttgtgtgcgtgtgtgattaCAACGGACACAGGTGACGAAATTGGTAAAGGAACTTTCAAGGTGCACGCGTTCGCTTCCGTTTCCGGTCAATGTTGCCAAAAGTACGTGCTAGCAAGGATCAATAGTTAAGCAAGCAGCCacgccgcagcaacagcagcagtaaacGATGGTTGCCTGGATGGTGTCGCACAAGCGGCACGTCCGTATACTGCTGGTAGGCGATCAGGGTGTCGGGAAGACCTCTCTCATCCTATCGCTGGTCAGTGAAGAGTTCCCGGAGGATGTACCGTTGAAGGCGGAAGAGATTACCATACCGGCGGATGTAACGCCCGAACAAGTGCCCACTAACATAGTTGATTATTCTGGTAAGTAAACTGAATGGTGTGAGTGGTGAAAACACCGATTGATGAATCCACTCCGCACTACGGAGTAATCCGTAGTTAACTCTGAAGTAATCTGTATTAAATCCAGAGCCGAATTGAAGGCCTATAGTGCTCCGGATGATTTAAATCTCTTTATCCACTATTCTTTTCTGATTccaatcattaaaaagactGAGTTTTCTCATCTCAGGTGTGCTcggtatagtttttttttaatcatcgCTCGTAACCTATTTTAGCGGCCGAACAAACGGATGAAGCGCTCGCGGAAGAAATTCGAAAGGCACACGTCGTCTGCATCGTTTACTCGGTAGACAGTGAGGAAACACTGGACGGCATCACCGAACGATGGCTGCCGATGGTGCAAAAGTGTTCAGAAATGGAGCGGAAGCCGGTGGTGCTCGTAGGCAACAAGATTGATCTAGTTGATTACTCTACTATCGATGTAAGCGCCTTTGTTTAACGTTTTTGTGGTCATCGGCGAATTGTATTAACGAATTATGaaccctttttgttgttgttgcagcaCGTCCTCTCGATTATGGAAGATTATCCGGAAGTCGAAAGCTGTGTGGAATGTTCCGCCAAAACGCTGCATAATATTTCCGAGATGTTTTACTACGCGCAGAAGGCAGTTCTTCATCCAACGGCACCGCTGTACATAATGGAGGAGCAGGATGTAAgtcgttttcttttaaaaaaagattttgccatctaatttttcctttcctttctgcCTCACAGCTAACTGAAGCTTGCAAAAAGGCGCTCGTTCGCATCTTCAAAGTGTGCGACATCGATGGTGATGGACTGTTAAATGATTACGAGCTAAATCATTTCCAACGCCGCTGCTTCAATGCCCCACTTCAACCGCAAGTGCTGGACGAAGTGAAAGCGGTCCTGATGAAAAACACACCCGACGGCATACGGGACGATTCCGTAACGCTCAACGGTTTCCTGTTCCTGCACTGTCTGTTCATTCAGCGCGGCCGGAACGAAACAACCTGGGCCGTACTGCGCCGCTTTGGATACAACGAAAGTCTCACGATGAGTGACGAATATCTACACCCGCCGGTCAAGATCCCCCCGGGCAGCAGTACTGAACTGTCACACCGTGGCCAACAGTTTCTCGTTTCGCTGTTCGAGCGTAGCGATCGGGACGGTGACGGTGCACTGTCGCCGGCCGAATTTCAAAAGCTGTTCAGCGCTTGCCCCACCCCACCATTCTCGACCGACATTAAGCGCACGATACCGACGAACGAAAACGGGTGGCCCACGCTACACGGATGGCTTTGCCGCTGGAGCCTGATGACGCTGGtcgatgtaaacaaaacgcTCGAATATCTCGCCTACCTTGGCTTTAACGTGCACGAAAACGAATCACAGCTGGCGGCGATCCATGTGACTCGCGAACGGCGCATCGATCtagcgaaaaagcaaaacagtcGCACGGTTTACATGTGTCACGTGATCGGTGCAAAGGAAGCGGCCAAAACGACCTTCTGCCGTGCGTTTCTCGCGCAGGACATGAAGCGGCTTACCGATCGGGACATTCGCCACAGCAACCGGTACGCGATCAATACGGTGCAGGTGTACGGGCAGGAGAAGTATCTCGTACTGCGGGACGTGGATGCGCGGCTCGTGCTGGACCCGTTGCAACCGAGCGAGGTGAACTGTGACGTCGCCTGTCTCGTGTACGATGTCGGCAATCCGAAATCGTTCGAGTACATCGCACGGATATACATCAAGTACTTTGCGGAGAGCAAGATACCGGTACTGATCGTGGGCACGAAGGCGGATCTGGAGGAGGTACGGCAGGAATATTTGCTGCAGCCGCCCGACTTTTGCCACAAGTACAAGCTGCTGCAGCCACAGTTTTTTAGCGTGAAGCACAATAAGAAAGACATCTACACCAAGCTGGCAACGATGGCGGCTTTCCCGTGAGTATTCTCTCTCGTTGATCTTATCCCCACACTGTCCCCCAAAATGTCTGGAATTTTTGCAATCCTGGATGCAGTGAACATATTCTAGTAGCGATTACTACTAACCGGTGAACAGTTGTTGATGCATAAATATCAATTCAATCGTTCGTAATTCTctcccaaaaaaggaaacacttgTTCCCGATATacattgaaaatttaattcttttttcacacattttatcttccctttttctttttctcctttgcAAAACACTATTATCACTGTGTAAATGTAATGTTATCGTAAATCAGTCGATTTCAAGCAGCGTGGATACTGTTTTATAAACATAGATTGGTACAACTGTGGGAAACAACGTAAGTTTtggtctctttttttttgtacaaagcATTTGCTCCCGTGTGTATAATAACACTAACACTTAAACTATGATTTTGCTAACAATGCATAAATG encodes the following:
- the LOC126564286 gene encoding mitochondrial Rho GTPase, which produces MVAWMVSHKRHVRILLVGDQGVGKTSLILSLVSEEFPEDVPLKAEEITIPADVTPEQVPTNIVDYSAAEQTDEALAEEIRKAHVVCIVYSVDSEETLDGITERWLPMVQKCSEMERKPVVLVGNKIDLVDYSTIDHVLSIMEDYPEVESCVECSAKTLHNISEMFYYAQKAVLHPTAPLYIMEEQDLTEACKKALVRIFKVCDIDGDGLLNDYELNHFQRRCFNAPLQPQVLDEVKAVLMKNTPDGIRDDSVTLNGFLFLHCLFIQRGRNETTWAVLRRFGYNESLTMSDEYLHPPVKIPPGSSTELSHRGQQFLVSLFERSDRDGDGALSPAEFQKLFSACPTPPFSTDIKRTIPTNENGWPTLHGWLCRWSLMTLVDVNKTLEYLAYLGFNVHENESQLAAIHVTRERRIDLAKKQNSRTVYMCHVIGAKEAAKTTFCRAFLAQDMKRLTDRDIRHSNRYAINTVQVYGQEKYLVLRDVDARLVLDPLQPSEVNCDVACLVYDVGNPKSFEYIARIYIKYFAESKIPVLIVGTKADLEEVRQEYLLQPPDFCHKYKLLQPQFFSVKHNKKDIYTKLATMAAFPRFQAAWILFYKHRLVQLWETTHLKQFGLMSSDPLLWWKAGLGIAAATIVGFFVVKAFHGPGSTATR